One Halomonas sp. M4R1S46 genomic window carries:
- a CDS encoding tRNA-binding protein, which yields MEQIEWADFARVELRVGTIVEAEAFPEARRPAYRLRVDFGEAIGVRKSSAQITDLYEPGELVGKQVVAVVNFPAKQIGPMQSECLVTGFHRDDGAVVLATPDLAVPNGARLA from the coding sequence ATGGAACAGATCGAATGGGCAGATTTCGCCAGGGTCGAACTGCGCGTGGGGACGATCGTGGAAGCCGAGGCATTCCCCGAGGCCAGGCGGCCGGCGTATCGGCTGCGGGTCGACTTCGGTGAGGCGATCGGGGTGCGCAAGTCCAGCGCCCAGATCACCGACCTGTACGAGCCGGGCGAGTTGGTCGGCAAGCAGGTGGTCGCCGTCGTCAACTTTCCCGCCAAGCAGATCGGCCCGATGCAATCGGAGTGCCTGGTCACCGGCTTTCATCGCGACGACGGCGCCGTGGTGCTGGCGACGCCCGATCTGGCGGTACCGAACGGGGCGCGTCTGGCGTGA
- a CDS encoding helix-turn-helix transcriptional regulator, producing MATTLASSPISRHPSIMDPDTSALPGSVERSYPLDCLSDTHDFHQLLVGLDGRVDVEIEGRGAAVAPGSVCLIPAAATHHYLGLVAGNRCRVLDLPVGEPHLEALFERIRFLRLAPEEGRGLDDDALLSRLTGAPPLTGPRLNMARLTRRVQADPAAPWTLARLAEASRLSERQLRRSLTALTGLTPWQWLQRQRLARAARLLDTSEATITEIALACGFADGAQFSRHFRGWRGMTPSAFRRRPH from the coding sequence ATGGCGACAACCCTGGCATCCTCGCCGATCTCGCGGCATCCTTCGATCATGGACCCCGATACCTCAGCACTGCCGGGCAGCGTGGAGCGCTCTTATCCCCTCGACTGCCTGAGCGACACCCATGACTTCCACCAGCTGCTGGTGGGCCTCGACGGCCGCGTGGATGTCGAGATCGAGGGCCGCGGCGCCGCCGTGGCCCCGGGCAGCGTCTGCCTGATTCCCGCCGCGGCGACCCATCACTACCTGGGGCTCGTCGCCGGTAACCGCTGCCGGGTGCTGGACCTGCCGGTGGGGGAGCCACACCTGGAGGCCCTGTTCGAGCGTATCCGCTTCCTGCGCCTGGCGCCCGAGGAGGGACGGGGGCTGGACGACGACGCCCTGCTGTCGCGGCTGACCGGGGCGCCGCCGTTGACCGGGCCACGCCTGAACATGGCGCGGCTGACCCGTCGGGTGCAGGCCGACCCCGCGGCGCCCTGGACCCTGGCGCGGCTGGCCGAGGCCTCGCGCCTCTCGGAGCGGCAGCTGCGCCGCAGCCTGACCGCGCTCACCGGCCTCACGCCCTGGCAATGGCTGCAGCGCCAGCGGCTGGCCCGGGCCGCCCGGCTGCTGGACACCAGCGAGGCCACGATCACCGAGATCGCCCTGGCCTGCGGCTTCGCCGATGGCGCCCAGTTCAGCCGCCACTTCCGGGGCTGGCGGGGCATGACGCCGAGCGCCTTCCGCCGCCGGCCGCACTGA
- a CDS encoding DMT family transporter translates to MSAASPAEARRATLWGATTVLNWATLALFTQWAGPVPPFLLTGLCFGLAGGLALLVFVARGERRALVAALHQPPLGWALGIGGLFGYHLCYFIAQQNAPAANAGLISYLWPLLIVILAGWLLPGERLRGIHLLGGVCGFLGAALLVGPDGLDWAGEYTFGYLAALVAAFLWSGYSVASRLLARIPTTAVAWNCLGAAALALVCHLAWEPLGWPEGANPWAILALGLGPVGSAFFTWDLGMKRGRVRLLGLLAYATPLLSTLVLIAADLATPSPTLLLAALLICGGALIGSGMLGSRKARQREEAFSEQPRG, encoded by the coding sequence ATGTCGGCCGCTTCCCCTGCCGAGGCACGCCGCGCCACCCTGTGGGGCGCAACCACGGTGCTCAACTGGGCGACCCTGGCGCTGTTCACCCAGTGGGCGGGGCCCGTGCCTCCCTTCCTGCTCACGGGCCTGTGCTTCGGCCTGGCCGGCGGCCTGGCGCTGCTGGTCTTCGTCGCCCGTGGCGAGAGGCGCGCCCTGGTGGCCGCCCTACACCAGCCGCCCCTGGGCTGGGCGCTGGGGATCGGCGGCCTGTTCGGCTACCACCTCTGCTACTTCATCGCCCAGCAGAACGCGCCGGCGGCCAACGCCGGGCTGATCAGCTACCTGTGGCCATTGCTGATCGTGATCCTGGCCGGCTGGCTGCTGCCGGGCGAGCGCCTGCGCGGCATCCATCTGTTGGGAGGCGTCTGCGGTTTCCTGGGCGCGGCGTTGCTGGTGGGGCCCGACGGCCTCGACTGGGCGGGCGAGTACACCTTCGGCTACCTGGCGGCGCTGGTCGCGGCCTTCCTCTGGAGCGGCTATTCGGTGGCCTCGCGGCTGTTGGCCAGGATTCCCACCACCGCGGTGGCCTGGAACTGCCTGGGCGCCGCGGCGCTGGCGTTGGTCTGCCACCTCGCCTGGGAGCCCCTCGGCTGGCCCGAGGGCGCCAATCCCTGGGCGATCCTGGCCCTGGGACTCGGCCCGGTAGGCAGCGCCTTCTTCACCTGGGACCTGGGCATGAAGCGCGGCCGGGTGCGGCTGCTCGGCCTGCTGGCCTATGCCACGCCGCTGCTCTCCACCCTGGTGCTGATCGCCGCCGACCTGGCCACCCCCAGCCCGACCCTGTTGCTCGCCGCGCTGCTGATCTGCGGCGGGGCGCTGATCGGTAGTGGCATGCTAGGAAGCCGCAAGGCTCGGCAGCGCGAGGAAGCGTTCTCGGAGCAACCGCGGGGATAA
- a CDS encoding ABC transporter permease, with translation MDFSWLRDSFYQEYLIEGFVNTLWLLAVSAIGGLLLAVAVAMARLKGPRPLAWAAQGFTTVMRGTPLLVQLFFFYYGVGRLLEGIPGVQDSVIWPLLRDPFFYGALTFILSVGAYSGEVLRGALVSVPPGEREAGRAFGMSPFQVFARLWLPRAVQLCLPTLTGEMILLLKSVPLVSTIALMDLLQAANIIRDETFLVYEPLMLIAGIYLAMTVVLTLVLRQVERHFPGMQPTRRRWRPLRRVETATCKH, from the coding sequence CTCCTTCTATCAGGAGTACTTGATCGAAGGCTTCGTCAACACCCTCTGGCTGCTCGCCGTCTCCGCCATCGGCGGCCTGCTGCTGGCCGTGGCGGTGGCCATGGCACGCCTCAAGGGCCCGCGCCCGCTGGCCTGGGCCGCCCAGGGCTTCACCACGGTGATGCGCGGCACCCCGCTGCTGGTGCAGCTGTTCTTCTTCTACTACGGGGTCGGCCGGCTACTGGAGGGCATCCCCGGCGTGCAGGACAGCGTGATCTGGCCGCTGCTGCGCGACCCGTTCTTCTACGGCGCCCTGACCTTCATCCTCAGCGTCGGCGCCTACTCCGGCGAGGTGCTGCGCGGGGCCCTGGTGAGCGTGCCCCCTGGCGAGCGCGAGGCCGGCCGCGCCTTCGGCATGAGCCCCTTCCAGGTCTTCGCCCGGCTGTGGCTGCCGCGAGCCGTCCAGCTGTGCCTGCCGACCCTGACCGGCGAGATGATCCTGCTGCTCAAGTCGGTGCCGCTGGTCTCCACCATCGCCCTGATGGACCTGCTGCAGGCCGCCAACATCATTCGCGACGAGACCTTCCTGGTCTACGAGCCGCTGATGCTGATCGCCGGCATCTACCTGGCCATGACGGTAGTGCTGACCCTGGTGCTGCGCCAGGTGGAGCGCCACTTCCCCGGCATGCAGCCGACGCGCCGCCGCTGGCGACCCCTTCGTCGAGTCGAGACCGCCACATGCAAGCATTGA
- a CDS encoding aldehyde dehydrogenase family protein gives MQALTHHFIDNRWVASQGERRLPVTDPYREAMIAEVTAGSSEDVDAAVAAARRALPAWRALGGAARGAYLDALANALEARRGELEALSSRNNGKPLAEAEQDLSDAITCYRHYAGEARALDARQGEAVATGEASLVSRRYQDPAGVAGLITPWNFPLVSSAWKLAPALAAGCTVVFKPSEVTPLPEQALAEIALAIDLPPGVFNLVHGDGEGVGAPLTAHPGVDKLSFTGSNPVGEAVMAAAARGTRNVSLELGGKSPILVTEDADLDLACELVLAGFCYNAGQMCSATSRLLVHAAVADALHARLDAAIAALVAGDPLDGATTLGPLVNATQRDRVNAYLAAAEAEGLAPTTSDRIALPDHGHFVAPRVFRDVPTDSRLWREEIFGPVLCTQTVCNDDEAVALANDSDFGLAASVVAGDPARAEALAARLIAGSVWCNTHQVAPPGLGWGGMRGSGIGRELGRAGLEAYLETRYVTRPA, from the coding sequence ATGCAAGCATTGACCCATCATTTCATCGACAACCGCTGGGTGGCGAGCCAGGGCGAGCGCCGCCTGCCGGTCACCGACCCCTACCGCGAGGCGATGATCGCCGAGGTCACCGCTGGTTCGTCCGAGGACGTCGACGCCGCCGTGGCCGCCGCCCGGCGCGCCCTGCCCGCCTGGCGGGCGCTCGGCGGCGCGGCGCGCGGCGCCTATCTGGACGCCCTGGCCAATGCCCTCGAGGCACGCCGCGGGGAGCTCGAGGCGCTGTCCAGCCGCAACAATGGCAAGCCGCTGGCGGAGGCCGAGCAGGACCTCAGCGATGCCATCACCTGCTACCGCCACTATGCCGGCGAGGCCCGGGCCCTGGACGCCCGCCAGGGCGAGGCCGTGGCCACCGGCGAGGCGAGCCTGGTGTCGCGCCGCTACCAGGATCCCGCGGGCGTGGCCGGGCTGATCACGCCCTGGAACTTTCCGCTGGTCAGCAGCGCCTGGAAGCTGGCCCCGGCGCTGGCCGCCGGCTGCACGGTGGTGTTCAAGCCCTCCGAGGTCACCCCGCTTCCCGAACAGGCGCTGGCCGAGATCGCCCTGGCGATCGACCTGCCGCCCGGCGTCTTCAACCTGGTGCATGGCGACGGCGAAGGGGTCGGCGCCCCGCTGACCGCCCATCCCGGCGTCGACAAGCTGTCCTTCACCGGCAGCAATCCGGTGGGCGAGGCGGTGATGGCCGCCGCCGCCCGCGGCACCCGCAACGTCTCCCTGGAGCTCGGCGGCAAGTCACCGATACTCGTCACCGAGGACGCCGACCTCGATCTGGCCTGCGAGCTGGTGCTGGCCGGCTTCTGCTACAACGCCGGCCAGATGTGCTCGGCCACCTCGCGGCTGCTGGTCCACGCGGCCGTCGCCGATGCCCTGCATGCCCGGCTGGACGCGGCCATCGCCGCGCTGGTGGCCGGCGATCCACTCGATGGGGCCACCACCCTGGGCCCGCTGGTCAACGCCACGCAGCGCGACCGGGTGAACGCCTACCTGGCGGCGGCCGAAGCCGAGGGGCTCGCCCCCACCACCTCGGACAGGATCGCCCTGCCCGATCACGGCCACTTCGTCGCCCCGCGGGTGTTCCGCGACGTGCCGACCGACAGCCGCCTATGGCGGGAGGAGATCTTCGGCCCGGTGCTCTGCACGCAGACCGTCTGTAACGACGATGAGGCGGTGGCGCTGGCCAACGACAGCGACTTCGGCCTGGCCGCCAGCGTGGTCGCCGGCGACCCGGCGCGGGCCGAGGCCCTGGCCGCCCGGCTCATCGCCGGCAGCGTCTGGTGCAACACCCACCAGGTGGCCCCGCCGGGGCTCGGCTGGGGCGGCATGAGGGGCAGCGGAATCGGCCGCGAGCTCGGCCGCGCGGGGCTCGAAGCCTATCTCGAGACCCGCTACGTCACCCGGCCGGCCTGA